TCCCACTGGCCAACGCTCCAGCTTGCTTTCTGGATGTATGAGACCACCAGAGGGTTTCAACGCAACGTGAACATTTCTTAGAAGAAGGTCCTTGTGAAGACCTGGCATTTTCTATGGGATTCAGCATCACTCTTCGCTCAGCAGCCCTTCTATCTGCTACTCTCTTTTACATGTACTTTTTCTGGCTGCTGAGTCCCGGTGGAAGAATTCCCATCCTGTGCCTTGGAGCCCCTGCTTTAGGGACTTGGAAGTGGAAAGTAGTGAAGTTCTTTCTGGCCATCTGCAGGGCATGGGATGCCAGGTTTCTTGGGGTAAGTTCGACTAGCAATTTTAAAGAATTCCTCTGCAGCGTCAAGTGCAATGAGACGGTCCACAACAAAGAGATCTCTCTCTGAGAGCTCCCAATTTGTTGGAAAAATATTGGTCTCTTCAGTCAGTTTTAACAACATCTCTCGAGCCTTCCTTGTGTTTTTGGAATCACTGATGGTGCTGAGCTTAGTCACTGCCAACAAAGAGTCTGCTTCCTTTTGAAAACCTAAGTCTTCTAAAATGCGTTTCCATCTGCTTCTCACTTCCCTTCGAATCTGCCGCAGGGCATAGATATCATAGTTGAGTTTCTGCCACTCCTCTGAGTCTTTGGCCTGCT
This Nycticebus coucang isolate mNycCou1 chromosome 1, mNycCou1.pri, whole genome shotgun sequence DNA region includes the following protein-coding sequences:
- the LOC128589251 gene encoding melanoregulin-like: MGLRDWLRSVCCCCCCCCCPCKCPEEPALLEKEPLVSDSSPHSSFGAILARDDEKNLWSMPHDVSHTEADDDRILYNLIIVRNQQAKDSEEWQKLNYDIYALRQIRREVRSRWKRILEDLGFQKEADSLLAVTKLSTISDSKNTRKAREMLLKLTEETNIFPTNWELSERDLFVVDRLIALDAAEEFFKIASRTYPKKPGIPCPADGQKELHYFPLPSP